A stretch of DNA from Penaeus chinensis breed Huanghai No. 1 chromosome 1, ASM1920278v2, whole genome shotgun sequence:
tacctctacctctacctctctctctctctctctctctctctctctctctctctctctctctctctctctctctctctctctctctctctctctctctctctctctctacctctctctcccttcctcttactttctatctctctcggaTGCCTATTTCCGTCCGCTGGAGATTCCTTCGGCGGTAGCAAAGGGGCTGAGATGCAGGTCGCCAGGGAGGTATTCACCTTGGGGCAACTTGGCTCGGGTGTGGAAGGTGCGAAACAGCTGATTCCTCTGGTGATGCAAAATCGAGAGGACTTCGACTGGAAGGTACAGCCTTTGTTTCAGCCAGGGGCAGGTGTGTGAAATGGTAAcagtgctaatatatatatatatatatatatatatatatatatacacacatacacacacacacacacacacacacatacacacacacacacacacacacatatatatatatatatatatatatatatatatatatatatatatatatatatatgcatatgtatatgtatatgtgcgtatatatttatgaatatatacatgtatacatacatatacatatttatacatatatacatatgtgtataatctatatatacaatatatatcatatacatatatatacttataaatatatatatattttttcattttttaaattttatatttttatatatatatatatatattttttttttttttacagccattcattccactgcaggacataggcctctctaaattcagtgtcacccttgcctgattggatgcccttcctaatcaaccgcggttcggcgcgctaacacttgtgccacggcggtgacttcccctacgacacctgcgtttgacttctcaaggcgatatgtcgttttctcgggctcgagccagcagtcagagcacaggcattttttacgaccgccgcgatggggaattgaactcgggaccacaagggccggtatgtatatatgtatatatatacatatatatatacattacatacacacacacacacacacacacacacacacacacacacacacacacacacacacacacacatatatatatatatatatatatatatatatatatatatatatatatattatatgtatgtatatatgtatatgtatatcatatatgtgtgtgtgtatgtatatatacacacacatgtgtgtgtgtttgtgcttaaacACACGCGTGTGGAATTCtcaaccaacaacttcaacaccgcaacgggaagccatgaactagccaaggtcgtcgctcacctgatcaccgacgtgacctgaccgccatatacatgtatatatatgaagatggaataatgcaataccgcatccaatcaggcaagggtgacactgccatataacctctcaatagtgaatttagagaggcctatgtcctgccgtggaatgaatggctgtaaaaaaaaaataaaaaaaaaaaaaaatatatatatatatataaaagtatgtaatctaaagaataaaaaaatatgtatatacttatatatacgtatatataagtatagatatatttataaatatatatatatatttataagtatagatatatttataagtatatatatatttataagtatgtatatgtatatgatatatattatatagatattacacacatatgtatatatgtataaatatgtatatgtatgtatacatgtatatatgcatatatatatatatatatatatatatatatatatatatatatacatatatatatatatatatatatatatacgcacatatacatatacatatgcatatatatatatatatatatatatatatatatatgtgtgtgtgtgtgtgtgtgtgtgtgtgcgtgtgtgtatatatatatatatatatatatatatatatatatatatatacttctatgtatctcctGTTCTGTATGccttgatgaagcagtaaatgcgaaaaggccttcggcatagtcgtgtgttttcctgtactttccttcattgttctacttttaaatacacggacacacacacacacacatacacacacacacacacacacacacacacacatatatatatatgtatatttatgtgtgtatgtgtatatatatatatacatatgtatctgtgtgtgtttgtgcaagcaCATCACCCGCGCACGCACTTGAGCACACGCACGAATTTGCAGatgttgggtaaatcaaacctagataggatagtgggtgagtctaccgCAGAtaagatggtgggttgagaaccaccaacaacgattatttaaacaactactcccatggggaaggatcatgggtcaaccgCCCTAGTATAAAGACTTAGTCAACTATATGATGTTTacatgacgccaagtagttcgtcaaacaccgcattagtgatgacacgaatatgaacataaacacacacacacacacacacatatatatatatatatatatatatatatatatatatatatataaacagagagagagagagagagagagagagagagtacaaatagatcgatatatagatagacagagagataaacacacacacaaacacacatatatacatggtagaccAGTGGTTCAAGCACTGGATTCGGACCTTCATGGTCTCGAGTTGCAGTATGCCTGTTTCCCGACTGTTGGCTTGAGCTCGATGTCACGGgtagaaacgacatatcgccttcaggagaaaaacgcaggtgccgtaagggaggtcaccgccgtggcacaagtgaaccGCAATGGTGGTATTGCCAAATGACCTTTCAGTAATgaattgaagtgtgtgtgtgtgtgtgtgtgtgtgtgtatttgtgtgcttttgtattatctatgtatatatatgtatgtgtgtatgaatgatgtgtgtgtgtatatgtatatatatatatatatatgtatgtaaatatatacatatatatatatacatacacacacacactcgcacgcacacgcgcgctgtTGGGAATATTAAAGAGACATTTGAGAGGATTTCATTTAAAAATGAATGTACTTATGTCACTGAGGATATCTCTGCGATGAATGCTAAACAATTGATTGGTTGAATTTGATAAGATGAGattaaagtaaaaacaaaaaaacaaagaactaaAGTGGCTGGTGTACGTGAGCTCAAAACGCGTAAGGGCATAAgaggtataataaaaaaaaaaaaaaaaaaaaatagaaataaaaataaacgtaatGTGGAAGAAATTCTTTTACAGGTGTGATATGATTCAGGTAAAGATAGAGTGTATTAAGCTTGTTAGTCCTTCATTAATTTCTGGCATTATATGTTCTTCATGTTAAAAGCAGTGTAAGATATTCGTGTTTTTTGTCAACAATGTTCTTCCTGGATGAAATATTTCCATGAATTTTTTGGCGGACTTAGATACGTAAtcgaaaaaaagtatatttttgtAGCATTAACTGGATTTTCGTTAAAGACTATTAAGTCATGTTATCGAATACCTTTAAAAACACTTGCATCAAACCTGAACATAATAGTTGGTTGGAATAATGAACTAAATGGTGTCCTGTGAACTACTAAGAATGATTTACTGATAGTCATGAGGTTATCCTCGAAAACTTGACATCGCATGTGATACCAGGAACGATTTTCCGTTTAGTATATCTTGCAAACTTaagggaaaagacaaaaacaagcaAGACATCTAGAAATATTTAGCGCTTTGCAATGACAGGCAAAGATGCTTAGTTCACGTAGATCAGTGCCTCATTACAGCTGACTTGGATAGATATAGCATTTACATCTAGAATTCTATTACTATCGCGTGGATGTGGCATTCTAGTAGGCTGCATATACCATATATCCAgctgttttatttcctttcgaGTATCGTTTGTCACACTCGAAGAGGCATATTTTACAAATACGAACTTTTCTTTAATCATGTACTATATCCGTGACATAGTCATACTTGACTTATTTTTAGTTTaattaacacaaaacaaatatggACTCGTTAATTCAACAGAAGGGTAACATTTGGCAAGACAGGGAAGGCAATTGTTACTTCCAAACACAATTCACCACGGATGACTGATTGCAAGAATTATGTGATGAAATCTGTGgtcttacaccacacacacacatgtgtatgtgtatatatgtatatatatatatattatatatatacacatatatatatatatatatatgtattagatatatatatatatgtatgtgtgtatatatatattcatatttatgtatgtatgtatgtatgtatgaaggatTGTAGTCACTTTTGTCCAAATAAGAATCGTTCCTGATGGTCTTGATAACTTCATTTTCTCATCTTTGGATTCACCCAAAAATGCTCAGTCATTACCATTCCTGATGTATGTATCAAGTAATGGTAACACTAATTTATAGGTTAATTATCATATAAAATTTCAAACTCCTGAAATTAAGGAAGAATAAAAACTAGGCAGCATTAGCAGAACATTTTAATTCCATTTATATAAAATTCTTTCCTCGATTGTAAAACATTGGGGGGTGAAATATCGCAAATTATGGCAGCACCAAAAACGTAAATATTGAATATAGttcaaataatatgaaaaaaaggccTTAATAGCCGTGCTTCCGATTAAGAAagttatatttgcatatgtaatatCGACATAACCACGTTCAATACGCCTGATGTCTgaactctttgttttattttatttttcttgcagtAACTTTCAATCTTTCGTGGTCTTTAACAACACTAATGAATAACATGTGGGTACCATGCTTCTGAGGGTTAAAACGAAGACAAATATTAGTCCTCGAATATCTTTGGCCAATCTCAAAAGCTTTGGTTGAACAATAGTGTTTTATTTCTTAAACCAATTTATTGCACAGATTCTAATATTGCAGATAGTGCCTTCCCTTCGATGGTGAAATGGTGTGATATGCATAATTTTGGATTGTGCGTGAACTGAATTTAGTTAGTTTGTTTCTCCAATATTTAGGgaaagacgaagataaaggaCTTGACTCCATAGATCTAGTGTATCGATAAGCCAAAAATAGATTTATGAAGTTGCAACGCATGGGATTTAAAGCTTGTAAAATGAAAGGTTATTGGCATCCTATCCACTACTTGATAAAATTTGCGCTAAATCACAGTTGAGCACACAGAATCGCAAATtacaaagaataagaataatgagaacatTCCCGCAATATACCCTCCCCGttaccccaccccccatccactaccccctcccccacccccaccctcaccccctctcccatacccccacccccgaaAATAACACCAGCTGGAAACCGCATTTTGGGACAGCGGTCTCTatctcacactttttttttttcttctaatacatGCATACTTTCAATTTCATCTTGCTCTCTTACTTTCAAGTCTACTGATCATACTGACGGGAAcgaactcttttcttttttatacaaatattttgttATATCTGACGGTAGCTGGCATATGCTGTTCACCTACACTACATGTGGCGTTTCTTAAAAGAAGTTCTAGAATCAAAAATATTTTCGAATCCCAAAATATAGTATGAtctgtattctcttttttttttctaatgatcacAGTTAACATCCCTCAGGCCATTTTGTCCACTTATCACAAAAAAGGGGCTGATGGAACAAAAACAATGTCAGCCTCTGTTTTACCTAATTACCCTAATTCAACAGCACTTGTTAACTATCATCttacgttttctgtttttttttctttctgaattagtagagagaaggcaaggaaaaAGCGAAATAAAAGACCTGGAGTGATTAGCAAgtataagaaaagggagagtttCGACATTCATCGAATTcatcgaaaaaaaagacaagcataGAGCGAATCAGCCTCATCCGGGAACCTTGCGCAGCGATGTCCAatataaacaaaggaaacaaatgaaCATCAGATTTCAAGTGAAGGCAGAAATAGCGGTCGCTGAATTCGACTCTTACGTTTGTCCTTGAGCGAATGACAGTAGCTAGTGTATGCCCTTAAGGAGATTCGATGTTGTTAATGAAAGGCAAAACTGATAgggcgttttttcttttcttttcttttcattttttttttcttttttgtttggttcGCGTTATTACGTCTGCGTACTTTAGTTTTATAATGTAGTATTTCATAACTTTcgaataaagttttttttcttacaaGTAGCGACGAAATTGTTTTATCTAAGTTAAAAGATAAatagtttcattttgttttgttctcgCTTTTGGTTTTAGTTCCGGACTAAAACGCATtgtcatttactttttttataataaaacatatgGCAGTTACTTATAACATCGCAAgttatattgtatataacatAATGTGATATTGTTTAAACATTTGCTTTATCGTGGCTTCATTAATAAAATGTTTACCAAGCGATGGCTGAAACGCTTTACTGCAGAGTCCATAATGCCTTTTCCTTGCTGGACGCCTCAACGCCACACACCCTGCCGAGCTGAGCCATGTTGGTCGAGTAGGACTTGACGAGCCGGTCCTTGTAGCGATACATGGAGACGTCGGTCGTCCGGGGGTTCCTGACGCAGTCGTCGCCGCCGAACTCGCACACGCGGTAGTGGTGCAAGAAGGCCACCTCGTTGGGGACGTTGAGCGTGCCCTTCCCAGGGAGAAATTCCCAGACGAAGTGGTTTCCTGGAGGAATGAAAAGAGTTGCGGAAACTTATCTTGAAATGATAGCGgggaaaacacaaagaaaaaaatagcagagAAACTAATAGGATAACAATGGGGATTCCCCCTTTCAGTGGGAAACAAATACATGTTCTTCTAATAACCGAGTATAAAAGGGCTATACTGAAGGCCTAGCTCGTGATCTTGCATACTATGACACTTTAAGTGACGGAGAGAAAATACTCAATCCTTTAACTTTACTCTGTACAGAACTGCATCAGAGGACTCGGCTAAGCCAAGAGCAGGTACAGTAACCCAAACAAACCAGGCGCTGATAGCTACCGGTTTTGTTGAACTGTTTAAAACGTCATGTTTCTTAGGCTTTCTTATCATTTATCCTAAACGCTACGCATCTCCAGCTGTCTTCTTCAGATAAGTATTGTTCCTATTTAATTTATCTCgttttataataaagatgaacaaCCTTTGCTGAAAAGTACGGCGGAACGGAGACACAAGGGTTGAACCTGCCATAAACAGAGAAATTCTCTCCGCGCACACTCCCTTATCTCCCCGATAACGTAACGAGCTGCttaggtaaagaagaaaaaaaaaacgtattcaaGGTTACGATGGAAGAAATCACTTCGCGGCGTCGTCAAGATCCGTAGGAAAATAATTAATGAGACTTCGATAGCCTTTCCCAGAGACTCATCTCTtcgtcaacttttttttcttccaaaagcCACATGAATAGATTCGGCAACTTAGATAAAGGTCAGTCATGGATTCGCCACGACCCAAGAGGTGATGAGTGATGGTGACCTCGATATCTTGTAGTCAGGTGGCGCAGCCCGAACAGGTGAGTGTGACACCGCCCGATAGACAATGCCCTGATAATTCAGCCGTGTTATCAGGCCCCGTCTGCTCATCCGTTATCCCCGCTCTCTCACCGAACTCTTCACTGAACACCATAAGCGAAATTATTAATTCCTGTTACTTGCGGAGAAAGTTATTGAAGTTCAGCCAATGATACGACGTTCGTTGATTTATTTCGGAATTTAAAAAAAGTTCAGACAAAAATATTCAATTGATAATTAagattttggaagaaaaaaaaatatatagttgttACGGGTAATAGATTTGATGTGACCaattcgatgattttttttttttaagaatccgGTAACTGACCTGTAAAAATCAACTTTTCCAATTTATTCTAAACCTTATTCCCATCCAAGTAGCCACTAGTGATATAACCACTTCACATCCGTAGCATACCTTTTTCACTTAAAAAAATGCGATGCCCGGATTTACACTCATCGTAAAGACAGACCTACATTATGTATGGAACTTTCAGTGCCTAAtgttattttaaataataataataataataataataataatgaggatgaggatggtgatgaaagtgatgatggtgatagtgatgaagatggtggtgatgatggtgatgataatgaaaataataccaaataaatgaataaattaatgcttCTAATTAAATGTCATTAGCGTTTCTACGAAACATAGTCTCAGGGACCTAGATGTGGTATGTGTATTTGTTGTATCATTCTTGGTCTACATATTCTGTTAGATTAATCAACAAAAATACATTCGAAATATATGACATTCATAAatccaaaaacaaagaaagaaattctGACCTTCCGACTATCAGTTTACATTATGAGAAAATTTGTATATCCAAAATATGCAAGTCATCTTAAttcttaatatttctttatatttcctacTCACTATAACTTAAATAtctaatgtctctctctttctctctctctctctctttctatatatatatatatatatatatatatatatatacatatatatattattatacatatatatatatatatatacacatatatatatatatttgtgtgtgtgtgtgtgtatggatacacacacacacacacacacacacacacatgtatatatatatatatatatatatatatatatatatatgtatatatacatatatatgtacatatacatatatatgtatatgtatatctatatctatctatatatatatatgtgtgtgtgtgtgtgtgtgtgtgtgtgtgtgtgtgtgtgtgtgtgtgtgtgtgtgtgtgtgtgtgtgtgtgtgtgtttaacatacatacatatatatatatatatatatatatatatatatatatatataaatcatatagtatacatatatattatatatatatatgtataatatatattatacatatatatatatatatatatatatatatatattacatatatacatatataaagaggaagagagcgagagaaagagaaagaaagagaaagagaatgagaaatagaaagagagagagtgagagagaggtagacagacagacacacagagagagagagagagagagagagagagagagagagagagagagagagagagagagagagagagagagagacggagagagagagagagacagagagagagagagaaagatatatatacaaatatatatataggcttttgTCCACACGGAGGCAAAAACTGACCGGCTTCCACGACGAAAGGCTGGACGGCAATGTACTTCGACCTCTGCTTGTGCGGGTGGAACCTCTGGCGCCGGCGGGTCTTCCTGAGCGTGACGAGAGGAGGCAGAGACGCGCTGCGGGGAGAAGACGCTGAGGTTATGGGgcgggttgttgttgttgttgttgttgttgttgttgttggtggtggtggttcatTCGTTAGCCATGCGGAGAGGGAAGTGTACAGAGATGCCTTCACCagtgttagttttattgttattatcaattttaccgttattatcagGTCTTTAACGTAATTGTTCatatttatcactgttgttattgtcgttcattattatcatgagtagcAGAAAACTTTTCTTGTTATATTATGGTTAATTTCATTCTAGTATTAAATATATGAGTATCAAgatcagtggtagtagtagtagatggaatagcattaatatcatcgtttttatggctattttaatgttatcagtatcactgttattgGTACTGTTGTCTTTACTAGTTGTAACATCAGCGGTTGGAGAATTAGCATCAGAATTAGCATCAGCATCacgacagtagtagtaacaacaatagcaaaagtgacactgattgtagtaataatgatggtgataagagaTCCAGGCGTAGCAGAAACTCCATCGACATAACTGCAGAAAGTTGAGCTTGcgtttattatagtttttttaacTGAATCAAATAAAGCAGAAAGCATATCGCATGCACTTGAGAGTGAAGTACTGATGCTTAGATAGTGAAGAGATCAAGGCTTAATTAGGCTGATAATccagaatactttttttttcagaaatgaatAAGAGTGTTTAGCAGTAACTATGTAATGGAAGCTTTCCACTGTTAGCAAGTAATTATATAAAAGTAGAGAAGTAGCAAATACCCTATACGTAATGATTATCAGCGAGGCAGTAGTGCATTAGGACTGTCCAGACGGAACCGATGGATCTTTTACCTGTTCGGGTCGTCCGGCCACTGCAGGTAGAAGAAGGAGTTCTGGAAGCTAATGGCCCCGATCTTTCTCGCGTCGGCCTTGGTGTGCAGGTACCGCATCAGCTCTGGCAGACTCGTGTTGGTGTGGGGCACGATGTATTCGTCCAGGTCGATCATTAGAATGTACTTGTACTGGTACATGTAGCGATAGAGGCAGTCGTTGAGGGCGGCGAAGAGACCCTCCGTCCGGATTTCCTTCTGTGACTTCATGTCGAGTTTCCAAGGCAAGATGTTGATGACGCCCTGGTCCGCGTACGACTTGAGGATGCAGTCCACCTCCTTGCCGATGGTGTGGTTGTACAGAGTGAAGTGCTCCACGCCCAGAATCTTGTTGAGCTCGATGAACTCGATCATCTGATTCACGTTGTTATAGTCGAAATGCAGAGGCTTCACGCACACGGCGAAGCTGTCTCGCACCCCCTCCTTGTTGACGTCGAGGTTCATGACGCGGAGCTTGTTGGTGGCGTTCCCGCCGGGGTCCGCCATGACCGACACGCTCTCGGGCGGCGGAATCGGCTGCTTCCCGTTCTTGTAGATGGTCAGCGGACACGCGATGAAGCACGCCGAGAACTTCAGGTTCCAGTTCTCTCGGATGATCTTGATGGCGCCGTTGACGATCAGCGTGCTGGAGTTCGAGTACCAGTATTTGCACCATACGCGGTCGCTCTTCTTGGTCTGCGTGGCCCCGATGACCCTGATGATCCTGCCCTTGCGGTCGTCGTAGTAGGCCGAGTAGACGAAGAACTTGTGTTTGGTGTGGTAGACCGGCTCCCACTGGCCGTCCGTCGCCGTGCTGTTGTTGCCGAAGTAGTCCACTTCCTTCAAGCCCAGCATATTCAGCCAGTCCACCTTGGCGATGCCGTGGACGGACTTGACCAGATTCCCCGTCACTCTGGCCATGAGGTGCGTCTCGTCCACGTTCTTCCTGAAGAAGCGCTCCTCGTTGCCCGTCTTGCCTTTCACGGACAGCTCCTGCCGCCTGTACGTGTCGATCTCCAGCTGCCCCACGAGCTTCTTGTCGTCCATGAAGTAGTCAGGGATGTCGCCCATGGAGTCGAAGTCCTGCGGGCGCTTGCCCATGAAGAGCATCCCCGACCGGTGCTCGTCGATGAAGAACACCTCGGCGATGAGGATCGCCAGGAACACCAACAAGAACACAAGGACGAACACGATGGACATGTTGTTCCTGTCCTTAATCCTCTGGCGCTGCTTCTTTACCATTGCGTTGCGTCGTTGTCGAGTGAACCCATTGAGGAGCGAGTACCTGCACGCAGACCCAGAATCCGCCAGTTAGAGGTCAACAGATACAAGCTTGACTGTGATCCTTAAATATATTCGATGTTATTCACGTTAAATCAAAATGTAAATCTCTGACGAAGAGGAAGTGTCAGGCACGATGACATTTAAAAACAGCCAGTACAAACaaggaaatatttaaatataaaaacaaacagacagatgacaCTCGTAAACTGAAGCATGGGAAaattagacagagatagaggggagacaTCCTGTAAttgctatataaatataaaagaaagaaaaaagtgccaTACGCGATGACACATAGTCACTGAAATTaacgaaagggagggaatgatgcTCAGGAGACGAAAGCGTGGACAAGACAAACTAATGGTCTGGTACAAAGTAAAACATGACTGACagtcagaaagagaaaatggaaagagggagagggagaaagcgagagcgagagaaagaggaacgagggagagtgagacacagattgtgtgtgcgtgtgtgtgtgtgtgtgtgtgtgtgtgtgtgtgtgtgtgtgtgtgtgtgtgtgtgtgtgtgtgtgtgtgtgtgagagagagagagagaggagtgaaagagggagagagcgagagagagagaaagtaagagaaagagagagagagagagagagagagagagagagagagagagagagagagagagaggggggggggggggggggggggggggggggggcggggagagagggaggaagaggaagagagagagagagagagagagagagagagagagagagagagagagagagagagagagagagagagagagagagagggggggggagagagagagagagggagagagagagagagagagagagagagagagagagagagagagagagagagagagagagagagggagagaggtggaaagagagagagagatagagagagagagagagagagagagagagagagagagggaggaagaggagagagagagagagagagagagagagagagagagagagagaggagagagagagagagagagagagagagagagagagagagagagagagagagagagagagagagagagagagggagggaggaagaggagagagagagagagagagagagagagagagagagagagagagagagagagagagagagagagagagagagagggagagagagagagagagagagagagagagagagagagagagagagagcgaaagagagaggagggaaagagagaaagagggagagagcgagaaagagagagagagagagagagagagagagagagagagagagagagagagagagagagagagagagagagaatggagggaaagggggaaagagggagagaacgagagagagagggagagagagaaagatagagcgagagagagagaaacacacatacacacacactgacatagacaggcagacagacagacaatcagacagacagacagagacagagaaaggtagacagacagactggcatagagagaggaagagagagagagagagagagagagagagagagagagagagagagagagagagagagagagagagagagagagagagagactgggacagagacagagaggggtagTCAGACAtgctgagatagagagaggaagagagagagaaagagagagagagagagagagagagagagagaagagagagagagagagagagagagagagagagagagagagagagagagagagaaagagagagagagagaaagggagagaaagacagacagacagacagacaaacagacagagaaagagacagaccaacCGACtggccaacagacagacagacaaaagggagccagagagaggaggaaacactCACTTGTTATGTATGGAGCGCCAGTATCTCAGCGCCTCGCTCCTCATCGTCATCTTGTCGCGGTCGCCtttaatgcgcatgcgcgtggAGCTTGTCGTGCTACCGCGGTCTGGTGCGCAAAAGAGATTTCATTTATTCACTCGTTCGTCTTACTTTCATCTTACAAAATGAAAATCGCTACGAAACACTTAACTATTAACTAGTATGGCACAATTCCATAACACCCTCGCCACGATAGACATACGATGAAAGCTGATAATATGTCAACCTACGAACAGCTGGTGAACGCGAGACGTGGAGTATTGGAAGGCGTCAAGGAttaaggagatgggagagagaagctTAAATGGTGAAAAATGGATAAACGTGGGTCTAGAGTGACAAGGGAAAATAAAGGGACAGGGCAGAATGAGGGAAGTtactga
This window harbors:
- the LOC125027158 gene encoding uncharacterized protein LOC125027158 isoform X3, producing the protein MKSSPADETTPLLWAPSKDAQGDPLWRRSYTDSEGEKDRGSTTSSTRMRIKGDRDKMTMRSEALRYWRSIHNKYSLLNGFTRQRRNAMVKKQRQRIKDRNNMSIVFVLVFLLVFLAILIAEVFFIDEHRSGMLFMGKRPQDFDSMGDIPDYFMDDKKLVGQLEIDTYRRQELSVKGKTGNEERFFRKNVDETHLMARVTGNLVKSVHGIAKVDWLNMLGLKEVDYFGNNSTATDGQWEPVYHTKHKFFVYSAYYDDRKGRIIRVIGATQTKKSDRVWCKYWYSNSSTLIVNGAIKIIRENWNLKFSACFIACPLTIYKNGKQPIPPPESVSVMADPGGNATNKLRVMNLDVNKEGVRDSFAVCVKPLHFDYNNVNQMIEFIELNKILGVEHFTLYNHTIGKEVDCILKSYADQGVINILPWKLDMKSQKEIRTEGLFAALNDCLYRYMYQYKYILMIDLDEYIVPHTNTSLPELMRYLHTKADARKIGAISFQNSFFYLQWPDDPNSASLPPLVTLRKTRRRQRFHPHKQRSKYIAVQPFVVEAGNHFVWEFLPGKGTLNVPNEVAFLHHYRVCEFGGDDCVRNPRTTDVSMYRYKDRLVKSYSTNMAQLGRVCGVEASSKEKALWTLQ